A segment of the Cervus elaphus chromosome 24, mCerEla1.1, whole genome shotgun sequence genome:
GGAGACACGGGACATGGGGGCTGAGGGCAGCTCCAACGTGGGGTCACTCAGAAGAGCAGCTGAGGGTCTGCACTGGAGGGTCCCCGTGAGGCCAGGCccgcaccccctcccctccctcaccgTCCCAGCGCAGGCCTTGCTCTCGCGGCCTCCCCCCCTCCCTTCAGGCTGACCCCAGAAGGAAGTCATGGAGACCCCTGGCCCgcggcccccggcccccggcccctccGCCCTCTCCACCACCTACCTTTTCATGATGTGCTTGCCGACCTCGGTGGACCCTGTGAACCCAATCTTCCGCACATCCGGGTGGTCCGACAGTCTCTGGCCGACCAGTGAGCCTGTGCGGGGTAGGCGGGGGGTGGGTCAGGGCAGCCACGGAGCCGGGCCACCCGTTTCTAGCCACCCAGGGCCAGACACTCCTGTCCTCCCCAGGTGCTCAGAACCTCCACTGGGAGGTCTTCCAGCCTCTCAAATTCAGCGTATCTGAGAGTCAACTCCTCAGCTTCCCCAGTCTTGCTCCCCCTCCGTGTTCCCCATTCGGTCAACAGCCTCTCCTCGCAGTCAGCAGCTGCAGCCAACAGTCAGACTCGCCAACCCCCATCCAGGAgtcccccagccctggggctcCCCCAGGCAGCCCCCCCACCGCCACCTGCATGTTGGGGCGTGTCACGCAGCAGGCCTTGTGCCCCATCCCCAGCCGTACCGGATCCCGGCAGGACATTGACCACACCCTTCGGGATGCCCGCCTTCAGGGTCAGCTCTGCAAACTTCAAGGCCGTGAGCGGGGTGACCTGAGGATGCGGGACAGGTGGTCAGGTCCAGAGGGCTGGGCAGTGGGAGCCAGGCACTAGGCTGCTCACCTCAGCAACTTCCCCCGCAGCCCCACGCCAGGCCTGGGCCCGcaccttcccccacctccacctgtATGTGCCAAGCCCCGGGGTGCCAGGGCCACACCCAGAGGCCGAGGGCGTGCCTCTCCCCGGCCCTCAGGACCACTGGCCCTCCTCTGCCGCTGCCTGTGCCCTCTGGCCTCCGAGAGTTCCTCTGTGCGCAGCCTCACCCCGCCCGCCCTGTGTGATGCTGCCTTGGCCAACCTGCCTCCACGCCCCCCAGTctgggggaagcctggtgtgggggTCCGCGCCCCGCACCCCACTGGACCTCAGGCTGAGTGGTGCCTGGGTGGGTGCTTGGACCCTGAGGGGCTGGGCCAGTGGACGCTCCAGGGACCACTGCCTTGACCTGTCAGCAGCCCCCCAGCCTCAAGGGAGAAGTTAAGGGTCACCTCAGGGGCTGCGGCAACGCTTCCATGAGCAGATGTGTGTGCAAGTCAGTGGGGAATTCATTGTGTGTTAAAATGCCTGAGGAGTACAGGACTCTGGTGAACAGGTATCATTTCACTGGTTTCTATTACGTTAATATCCTTGAGGCCCAACCGCCCCAAAGGAGCTGAGGGAGTGAGACACCCCGGCCCACTGCCCCAGCATCAGGCCTGCAGCTCCTAACAGATCTCTCTGAAGTCCAGATGAAGGATGGCGGCTCGTGGGGTGATCCCACCACAGGCCCCTTCAGTGCAAGGACCCCGTCACGTGGCTCCCCCGAGAGGCACCCCGTCACGGGGCTTCCCCGAGAGGCCCACGTGGAGGACACACACGAACTTCCCCGAGATGTTTAGGGTTTGAAGCCCCAGCTTTAACAATAGACGCCCCAGGCTCAGCGCCCAGAGCCTGGGTCCTGGGGTCCACAGGGGGGCTGAGCTGGTGTCCCCAGAAAAGCTGTGGACACTCACCGAGTGGCTGCACACGGTCCGGCCAGCCTGACCCGGCCCCGAGACCCAAACACACCGAGTCTGCCCTGAAAGCTGGGCCTCTCAGGCTGCCGTCACCTGCAGagccctctcctccctgcccatGCGGGGTGAGGGGCGTGTGGGGGTCGCAGGGGCCTGTGGCCCACCCCTGCCCACGCCCTCCAAGCCCATGGGCCCCGGGCCGTGCCCGCACCCACCTGGGCAGGCTTGATCACCACTGTGTTGCCCGCGGCCAGGCAGGCGGCCGTCTTCCAGGACAGCATCATCAGGGGGTAGTTCCAGGGGATGATGATGCCACAGACCCTGTCAGGGAGGGAGGCTGGCCTTCGTCTGTCGGCTCCCCCGGGGTCCCCGCCCAGACCTCGCAgccgcctccctcccctccaggtcAGGCCCTGCCCAGGGCCAGCACGCAGCTGCCTGCCCAGGCTCGACGGGGCGGTGTGCCCCGTCTGCGGCAGCCCCTGCCCAGCAGGGGTGATGGCAGAGGACTCTGCGGTTTCTGCTGGGGCACCTTCTAGGGATGCAGCCTGGAAGGGGCCGCCCGAGGAGGAGGGTGACAGCAGGCGGGCACGGGTGGGGACAGGCAGGGCCGGGGAGACGGTCTGGGACCACAGGGGTGGACAGGCGGCCATGAGAGAGGGTCAGAGGTCGTGTGTGGGCAGGAGGATGAGAGATGGTCAAGTGTCACTTGGGTGGGTGTGGATGAGGGTCCTCCTGGGCATTAGGCCAGGGCCATCGCCATGGGAATGAGAAGGACGAAGCCTGACACTGCTGAGCGGTGGGGTCCAGCGTTGGTGCCGCCCCTCGTCCCAGAGAAGCCTCTGGCTGGGTGGTGTCTCCACGGAGGGACCCCATGACCTAGGAGACCTACTGATGACACCACGTGGCCCTGTAGAACCTGGAGGTGGCAACCCCTCGCTGCGGTCAGTGAGACGAGCTCATCCCCATGGGAGCCCCTCGAAGACCAGGTGACCGCTGTCTCCTCACTCTCACTGCCGTCTTCACCATCGTCTTCATCACCATCGTTTCCACTATTATCTTCAccacttctattttcttcttcatcacCTTCTTCACCATCGTCTTCATCACCATCGTTTCCACTATTATCTTCAccacttctattttcttcttcatcacCTTCTTCACCATCGTCTTCATCACCATCGTTTCCACTATTATCTTCAccacttctattttcttcttcatcacCTTCTTCACCATCGTCTTCATCACCATCGTTTCCACTATTATCTTCAccacttctattttcttcttcatcacCTTCTTCACCATCGTCTTCATCACCATCTTCTCCACCATCGTCAGAGAATGTTTCCCCAAAGGAAAGCCTGGCTGAGCCCAGCAGTGGGAGGAGGGTGCTCAGAGACCAAGGGCAGACAGGTCAGTAAGGGGCCACATGGCCGGCAGAGCAGGAGTGCAGGGCAGACTGGAGCCAGCCTGGGGCCCACACACATTCCTAGGAGTGGTGGGGTGTGCTGAGGGGTTAGGAAAGCTGGTGCCCACCCCAGACACACCGGGCAGACCCAGAGGCACAGGCTTGAGCGGGAGCGGGTGAGAGCCCAGGGAGaaggagggctgggctgggggctccaAAGCTGAAGCCCTGTAGAGACTTGCAGCCGCCAGGGCTGGGTTGTGCCTGCAGCTCTGTCTGAGGGTGTGACCTTATCTGGAAACAAGTTGTCTGGCAGGCAGGGTTGGCaaaggaatgaaaagtgaaagtgaagttgctcagtcctgtctaactccttgcgaccccacggactgtagtctacaaggttcctccatccgtggaattttccaagcaagagtactggagtgggttgccatttccttctccaggggatcttcctgacccaggggttgaacccaggtctccagcattgcaagcagacgattttaccatctgagccaccaggctcagAAACACGTGAGAAACACGTGGCCAGGGAGGGACCTCTGAGCCCCCACACGCATTCCCGGAAGTGCCTGGCCCGTGACTCACCCGATGGGCTCCCTCCGGGTCATGGTCAGGTTCCGGTTGGGTCTGGCCTGGTTGATGGGGATGGTGGAGCCCTGGAGAAGCAGCAGTGGCATCACTGGGGGGGCTCTGGCCGTACCCCGCCCCAGGGCAGCTCCTTGCACCCGGGCCCAGGGCGGGATGGGACTGCCTGTCCTGAGGCCCCAGCAGGCATCAGACGGGATGGCTGAGGTGCTCAGAGCCCCACCTGGATCTTGTCACACCAGCCAGCGAAGTAGCGGAAGGTCTGGACGGACATGCCCACGTGCGTCTTCAGAGCCAGTGTGTAGACGGCGCCCGCGTCCAGGGCCTCGATGGTGGCCAGCTCCTCCTGGTGCTGCTCCATGAGCTCTGCCAGCCTAGGGTGGTGGCGAGGGGCATGGAGGGGGCGCTGGCCTGAGGCTGGCACCGCCTGCCTGCCCTCTTGGGGGTCTGCCCCCAACTCGGTCTCTGGCCTCCAtgtcctcatctgtgagatgggatGGTGTTCCCTTGGCTGGAGGGGTGTGAGGGGCGGCTGTGGGCTCCTGGGAGGTGGGATGCCCCCCCATGTGAGGGCCTTACCTTtgggggcagggttgggggggcAGGTGGAGACCACCCGTCCAGAGCCGCCCTCAGCCTTGAAGGCAGCTGACCCATCCTTCCGCCCCGGCCACCAGCATGGCCCCAGCAACCCCGTCTGCTCCCAGCTTGCTGGCCCCTCCAGGGACCCCCAGGGAGGCAGCCCCCAGCTCTTGTCTGGCTGACTGGCCATGAGCAGGAGCACCCTGAGTCCTCCCCGGGCTTCAACGGGAGGGGGACGTGCCATAAGAGAGTCCTCCCCTGGGGGCCACGGGCTGTGCAGTCGCGAGTCCTTCCTCCCAGAAGCATCCCTGCGCCTTGGgaacgggggtgggggtggggctcacACCTGTACAGGAGGCGGCCCCGGTCCCGTGCGCTGATCTTCCCCCACAGGCCGTTCTCAAAGGCGTCCTTCGCCGCAGCCACGGCCTTGTCCACGTCGCTGACCTGGGCCAGGGACACCTGGCAGAGAACCTGCGGGGGAGCCGAGCCCTGAAGGCTTCTGGGCCCCCAGGGGCCCCGCGGGGAAGGCTGGGCTGGGGGGGTGCGGCTGGCGGGACAGGTTGTGTTTCCATGTCCCCTGGGGCCTTTGCCGCCCCGATGCCAAACAGGGCGACAGACCCAGACTGCAGCTGCAGGCCAGGGGCGGCTCAGTGTCCTCCACCAAGAGCAGAAGCTGACCCACACGCTGAGTGGGTCCCGGTTGGGAGGCCTGTTTCTTAATACGCCCGCCCGAGCCCCTGGATCCTGTGCCCTGAGGGTGCCCACCTGCCCCGCAGCTCAGGCCTCCACCTGGATGGGCCAGGGGCGGGGCACTGAGGCTGGCGTCTCCGAGCCCACAGCCCAGGCATCCACACGGCCTCCCGCTCAGGGTCCCCAACGCTGGCCTGGAGGTGGTGACAGTCCCTGACAGGCTCGCCCGGGGGTCCTTGTCTGGGTCCACGTGGCCCGCCTGTTACTCTCTTTAAGCCCCTCGGGGCCCGGTCCTCTGCAGGTGTGCGTGTGTGGGAGTGTGTCCACCTTGGaacacgcgtgtgtgtgtgtgtgtgtgtgaacatgacCATGTGTGCTCTGATGCCTGACGGACACAGTCAAGGATTCTGAGAGCCTGGGATGCTGAGGGCTTCCCAATGtcgagggggtggggggctcctgaTTGCGGgggcaagggggaggggagggggcctccCGACGCGAGGCGGGGTGTCAGTGGACAGGAGAGGGCCCCGAAGGGTCACAGAGGGTGGTGGGGGCGAGGGCCCCAGGCCTGCACTCACACTTCCGTCTGTCGGGTTGATGGTCTCGTAGGTCTTGCCGCCCTCGGCGTCCACAAACGCGCCCCCAATGAACAGCTGGTGGGGCATCCGGAGGGTCAGCTTGTTCACGGCTTTTTCCACCTGGGTGGCAAGGATGGCAGGCTGGAGCTACAGGGGCATCCCTGACAGGCAGGgactgccccccccaccccagagatATGGGTACTACTTGCCCCTGCAACCCTTCAGCACACAAGCAGAGGCCTGGGGTCTCCTCACAGATCCAGCCCTGCTGCCCGGGGCCGTCAGGTGGGGCAGAGGTGACTTCTGAGACAGAGATGCAGGGCCAGCCTGCCGGCCAGAGCCGCCCAAGCCCTGACCCTTGGGCTCCACACTCAGGAAGTGACAGCAGCAACAGACACGGTACGTGACACGGCCCCCAGCGCATCGCACGCACACGGGGCCACCGGGGGGCGTCTCTTCTAGTGTCCACAGCCCAAGGCCAGCCTGGCGTCCACCCTGGTCACCTGTCCTTCCTTCATCAGCCTTGCTCCAAACTCCCAGCCAGACAAACCATCACAAAGCTCGTTCCTGTAGGAGCAGTAGCCTAACGAGACACCCCAAGGGTGGTTTTTACAGAGTTTCTTTACAAACGGATCTGTGTTACTTCCTCACACTGCACACACAT
Coding sequences within it:
- the LOC122682533 gene encoding NADH-ubiquinone oxidoreductase chain 5-like, whose product is MGAPRRPGDRCLLTLTAVFTIVFITIVSTIIFTTSIFFFITFFTIVFITIVSTIIFTTSIFFFITFFTIVFITIVSTIIFTTSIFFFITFFTIVFITIVSTIIFTTSIFFFITFFTIVFITIFSTIVRECFPKGKPG